The following are from one region of the Thermococcus cleftensis genome:
- the drmB gene encoding DUF1998 domain-containing protein: protein MSRVQHIRRSQFITTFGPGAIIETTEGPRIVLSPNIGLFHEWNKNKGITPEKLEISHERMSKGYLNGARVFQLPSNAELDLRPEYALYRTDPFPRWSICTKHGILYHQSHGCPKCREELKKKGYSKDEIEKRLQEQGRKQAIRFILACPKGHIGDINWAYEVHGPNSSCNHTSWFYWKREGPALSDVTIECPECRAKVNLGVIYKKPHRCPGTYLERRERLGDVMGCNEHAYAIQRQASNLYVPEIATLFTVPPRATTLHRIFMRGEIRSSLKKVLKLKPDILDNRDEFIEIFKEDLTADEIAEIESYDWEDAKSIILEVAGNNTEVPNSPYELFKEEFDSFMNASRKGFPPLTSNIGKERVLFYVNRNKIRRISDENGVTFRVAPVDKLHTVMVLKGYRRFIGKPGGGVDTSTIDAKLVSVSFNDGKDEWYPGVQLFGEGIFITFDDERQLWEYPNRRPDLRKHYDEWFRAFSSGGHGYREYLFKDPAKRFELHPAFVFWHTLSHLLIRAISVDSGYSAASIRERVYIKVDDPQHPVGGIVLYTSQPNTDGTLGGLVSLVRRFEKILKEAYDSLYSCSNDPLCLEQEFKFTPSKPASVNGAACYACTLISETSCEHRNMWLDRHLLMEWMEGLHRE, encoded by the coding sequence ATGAGCAGGGTTCAGCATATTAGAAGGTCTCAATTTATCACAACGTTTGGGCCGGGCGCGATTATTGAGACAACAGAAGGACCGAGAATTGTGCTCAGCCCGAATATTGGACTGTTTCATGAATGGAACAAAAACAAAGGAATAACCCCCGAAAAGCTTGAAATCTCTCATGAAAGAATGTCAAAAGGGTATCTAAATGGTGCAAGAGTGTTCCAGCTACCTTCGAATGCAGAGCTTGATCTTCGTCCTGAATATGCACTTTACAGAACGGATCCGTTCCCTCGCTGGTCAATATGCACAAAGCATGGAATTCTCTACCATCAGAGCCACGGATGTCCCAAATGCAGGGAGGAACTTAAAAAGAAGGGTTATTCAAAGGATGAAATAGAAAAAAGACTTCAGGAACAGGGGAGAAAACAGGCAATCCGTTTCATACTTGCATGTCCAAAGGGCCATATTGGTGACATAAACTGGGCATATGAAGTCCATGGACCAAATTCCTCATGTAATCATACTTCTTGGTTTTACTGGAAACGTGAAGGACCCGCTCTCTCAGATGTCACGATAGAATGCCCGGAATGCCGGGCTAAGGTAAATCTTGGAGTGATCTACAAAAAACCGCACAGGTGTCCAGGCACATACTTGGAACGAAGAGAACGCTTGGGAGATGTGATGGGGTGCAATGAACATGCATATGCAATACAGCGTCAGGCTTCAAATCTCTATGTTCCAGAAATTGCCACCTTGTTTACGGTTCCCCCGCGTGCAACGACACTGCATAGGATATTCATGAGGGGGGAGATTAGGAGTTCGTTAAAAAAAGTTCTTAAACTAAAACCAGATATCCTAGATAATAGAGACGAGTTTATTGAGATTTTCAAAGAGGATCTAACAGCCGATGAAATAGCTGAAATTGAATCATATGACTGGGAAGACGCAAAAAGCATAATTCTTGAAGTTGCAGGTAATAATACAGAGGTGCCAAACAGCCCTTACGAACTGTTTAAAGAGGAATTTGACTCTTTTATGAATGCTTCCAGAAAAGGATTTCCCCCGCTAACTTCCAATATCGGAAAGGAACGTGTGCTATTTTATGTCAATCGCAACAAGATCCGTCGTATTTCTGATGAAAATGGCGTGACGTTCAGGGTTGCACCTGTAGATAAGCTTCACACTGTCATGGTTTTAAAGGGGTACAGAAGATTCATCGGAAAACCTGGTGGTGGAGTTGATACCTCAACCATAGATGCAAAACTGGTATCAGTCTCGTTCAATGATGGAAAGGACGAATGGTATCCAGGAGTCCAGTTATTTGGGGAGGGCATATTCATTACGTTTGACGATGAGCGGCAACTGTGGGAATATCCGAATCGGAGACCAGATCTGAGAAAGCATTACGATGAATGGTTTAGAGCATTTAGCTCTGGAGGCCATGGATACAGAGAATACCTCTTTAAGGATCCTGCGAAAAGATTTGAGCTTCATCCGGCATTTGTGTTTTGGCACACACTTTCTCATCTCCTGATACGTGCTATCTCTGTTGATTCGGGATATTCTGCAGCATCAATAAGGGAAAGGGTTTACATAAAGGTGGATGATCCCCAGCATCCAGTAGGAGGGATAGTCCTGTACACATCTCAGCCCAACACTGATGGAACCTTGGGGGGTCTTGTATCACTGGTTCGCAGGTTTGAGAAAATCCTGAAGGAAGCATATGACTCGCTTTACTCTTGTTCAAATGATCCCCTGTGTCTGGAACAGGAGTTTAAATTCACTCCGAGCAAGCCTGCTTCTGTTAACGGAGCAGCCTGTTATGCATGTACTCTAATATCAGAGACCTCCTGCGAGCATAGAAACATGTGGCTTGATAGACATCTTTTGATGGAGTGGATGGAGGGGCTTCACCGTGAGTAG